In Brassica napus cultivar Da-Ae unplaced genomic scaffold, Da-Ae ScsIHWf_1082;HRSCAF=1543, whole genome shotgun sequence, a single genomic region encodes these proteins:
- the LOC125595703 gene encoding serpin-Z2-like — translation MDNIKMKEKVGKSQVADLSIQETNPKKKQKLCESQVTPSPSLSKIDLAEAMKKQNDVAMFLAGKVISTLAKNSNLVFSPVSINAVLTMAANRREAKTLRSFILSFLSSSSTEELNAVFGEICSVVLADGSASGGPKIAALNGVWIDQSLSVDSSWQDLIVNFFKAEFAQVDFSTNTKAEIVRMEVNAWALRHTNNLIKDLLPQGSVTSQTEWIYGNALYFKGSWEKKFDSYLTKNKPFHLVNGESVSVPFMSSHNNQYVKAYDDFKVLRLDYQQGRDDADRKFSMYFYLPDKRDGLDNLLKRLTSTHGFLDSHIPRYKDRVGEFRIPKFKINFGFEASKAFDDFELNVSLYQKAFIEIDEVGTEAAAATALRKSTGGCRPIVRKMIDFVADHPFLFMIREDRTGIVMFVGQIFDPSKSD, via the exons ATGGATAACATCAAGATGAAAGAAAAAGTTGGTAAATCACAAGTCGCAGATCTCTCTATCCAAGAGACAAAtccaaagaagaaacaaaaactttGTGAATCACAAGTAACCCCAAGTCCTTCCCTATCAAAGATTGATTTGGCAGAAGCGATGAAGAAGCAAAACGACGTAGCAATGTTCCTTGCGGGGAAAGTAATTTCAACCCTAGCCAAAAACTCTAACTTGGTTTTCTCTCCGGTATCAATAAACGCGGTGCTCACCATGGCGGCTAATAGGCGAGAAGCCAAAACACTAAGATCCTTCATCCTCTCCTTTCTTAGCTCTTCCTCAACCGAAGAGCTCAACGCTGTGTTTGGTGAGATCTGTTCTGTGGTTCTAGCAGACGGCAGTGCGAGCGGTGGACCTAAAATCGCAGCACTTAATGGAGTCTGGATCGATCAATCACTCTCGGTTGATTCCTCGTGGCAGGATCTCATAGTAAATTTCTTCAAAGCTGAGTTCGCTCAAGTTGACTTCAGTACCAATACCAAG GCGGAAATAGTGCGTATGGAGGTCAATGCATGGGCTTTACGGCACACAAATAATCTCATCAAAGACCTTCTTCCTCAAGGATCCGTGACAAGCCAAACCGAATGGATTTATGGAAATGCATTGTACTTCAAAGGATCTTGGGAAAAGAAGTTTGATAGTTATTTGACTAAAAACAAACCATTTCACCTTGTCAATGGAGAATCAGTCTCTGTGCCTTTCATGAGCAGCCATAATAACCAATATGTAAAGGCTTATGATGATTTCAAGGTCCTGAGGCTCGATTATCAACAAGGCCGTGATGATGCCGACCGCAAATTCTCAATGTACTTCTATCTACCTGACAAGAGAGATGGACTGGATAATCTTTTGAAGAGATTGACATCTACTCATGGATTTTTGGACTCTCACATACCGAGATACAAAGATAGAGTTGGCGAATTCAGAATTCCAAAATTTAAGATCAATTTTGGGTTTGAAGCTTCAAAGgcttttgatgattttgagctAAATGTGTCATTGTACCAAAAAGCTTTCATTGAAATCGATGAGGTAGGTACTGAAGCTGCGGCTGCTACTGCCCTGCGGAAATCTACTGGCGGCTGCAGACCAATTGTACGGAAGATGATAGATTTCGTGGCAGATCATCCATTTCTTTTCATGATTAGAGAAGACAGAACCGGAATTGTTATGTTTGTTGGTCAAATCTTCGATCCTTCCAAATCTGATTAG